The nucleotide sequence GAGGGTTGCAACAGAATATCATTAAACGTTACACCATCAGGCAATTTAATAATATCAATGCTATTTTCAAAATCTGTAATTACATCAAAACCGCCATCTGTAACTAAAACAAAGGTATCTTTTCCCGTTCCTCCGGTTAATGTATCGTTATCTTTGTCTCCTGAAAGAATATCATCCCCTGCATCTCCAAACAATTGATCACTGTTTTTTCCCCCATACAAACTATCGTTACCGTCTCCCCCTCTAACAATATCTTGATCTAAATCTCCAGCTAAGAAATCATTCCCACTTCCTCCATCGAGAATATCATCTTGTTTTCCTCCTCTAAGGGTATCAATTCCTCCATTCCCAATTAAGGAATCTGAACCCGTATTTCCATTAATAAATTCACTATCTTCTGAGGCGATAACCGTATCATTCCCA is from Planktothrix serta PCC 8927 and encodes:
- a CDS encoding calcium-binding protein; translation: MVLQPSTQNGISLLVGDNTAESIILSSGQLNNYPGGVLALDGNDTVIASEDSEFINGNTGSDSLIGNGGIDTLRGGKQDDILDGGSGNDFLAGDLDQDIVRGGDGNDSLYGGKNSDQLFGDAGDDILSGDKDNDTLTGGTGKDTFVLVTDGGFDVITDFENSIDIIKLPDGVTFNDILLQPSSVNTLVIVQTTGEQLAQINNISVSNLTAASFGETTTNVIPDIPDIPTIPVSNNNL